DNA from Stenotrophomonas acidaminiphila:
TTGTGCAGGTCCAGCCGCATCGGCTCGGTGGAACCCTCCACCGCGTCGCTGCCCACCACCTCGGCATCGACGATGCGGTTGTACAACGGGGAATCGGGCACATCCATGCAATAGCTGGTGGCCAGCATCGGCTGGTAGGGCAGCGCGCTGTCCATCCGCGGCGCGTAGCCGAAGGCCTCGCCGATGCCGAACACGCCGGCCGGGCTGCGGCCGTCGCCCTCGCGCTTCTGCGGGCCGTCCGCCTGCGCCGGGTGCCGGCCCAGGCCCCAGGCACTGCCGTTGCGGCCCAGCGATACCTCGAATCCGGCGCCATGCGGCGTCCAGCCCTGCGCGGTGCGCTCATAGGCCTGCAGTCGGCCGGCAGGGCTGTCCCACGATGGCGTGGTGACCACCACCAGCTGGCGCGCATCGTGCACCGGCGCAGCGGGCGTCGCGGCGCCGGCAGCAGTGGCCACGGCCATCGCCGCGAGCGACGGCAGCAGGCAGCGGGCGAAGGAACGGAACAGGGAGGGCATGGCGACGGCTCCGGCAATCAGTTGTCGATCAACTGCTGGATGCGCTCCTGGTTCAACGCTAGCTGGCGCTGGCGGTCGGAGTTGGCATGGCACAGCAGCACGAACACGAAATCCAGCAGGTACTGCAACGAACAACGGTACAGCAGCTGCGCCACCGGCGGCTGCGGGTCCTGCGCGCAGATCGCCAGCGAGGCATCGGCATGCGCGCGCAGCGGGTTGGCGGTGTGGCGGGTGATCGACACCACCTTGCCGCCCATCTCCTGGAACTGGCGCGAGAGCTGCCACAGCTGCGGCAGCTTGCCGAACTCGGAGAACACCAGCAGCACATCGCCCGGGCGTGCGGCCGACAGGTTGGCGGTCATCAGGATCGGGTCGGCATGCTGCACGGTGAGGATGCCCAGCAGCGCCAGGCGCATGGCAAACTCGCGGGCATACAGGCCGTCGTCACCCAGGCCGTAGACGAACACCTTGGGCGCGGCGTCGATCAGCGCGATCACCGCTTCGACCTCTTCCTGCGGATTGGCGACGCGGGTCTCCTCCTCGGCCGCGGCCTTGCTGCGGCGCAGGCCCTCGGCTACCTGCAGGTACCCGTGCGGATCGTTCTCCGGCGGCCATTCGGTGACGTTGCCGTTGCCGTTGCCGTTGCTGGCCAGGGCCACCGCCGCGCCAACCGAGTACTTCAGGTCCGGGTAGCCCTTGAACCCGAGCTTCTGGCTGAACTTGACCACGCTCGACTGGCTGATGCCCAGCGCGTTGGCCAGCTGCTGTGACGAGTAGTCGCGCAGCAGGTGCGCGTTGTCCAGGATGAAGTCGGCGATACGCCGTTCGATCGCCGACATCTGTTCGCGTTCGGAGCGGATTTTTACCAGGGGTGGCATGGGTGGGCCGTCGGCTGCGATGGGGTGACTCTAAAAGGATTTTGCGGAGCCGGTAAGGCTTGGCATCCAGCCGGGACGTTACGTTGGCAAGGCAGCCGGGGGAAGATCGGCTGTTGCTCTTGTAGTTGCATGTGCTTTTGACTTCCCGGGTCCCCTTCCGCAGCGACGGAGCCGGCGGACAAGACCCCGTAGGGGCGACGTGCAGGGATGCACGTCGTTTTTCGACGAGACAGGGATGTCTCGTCGAAAAATCCCGCCGGCGGAGTGGACCCGGCCCGCGTAGCGGGCTGGGCGCAGAGGCAGGGGCGTGCTTTCTCTTGGTTACTTCTCTTTGCACGAGCAAAGAGAAGTAACTCGCTCCTGCGAAGCAGGGGCGAAAGCTCTGCTTCATGCCTTGGCTGCTTCGCGCTTTGGCTGTTGCTTCTTTCCAGAGCAAAAACCCAAGCAACGGCTGAAGCAGGATCAAGGGCTTTCGCCCCCTCCGGGGAGCGAGCCACCTTTCTTTGCTCG
Protein-coding regions in this window:
- a CDS encoding transcriptional regulator; this translates as MPPLVKIRSEREQMSAIERRIADFILDNAHLLRDYSSQQLANALGISQSSVVKFSQKLGFKGYPDLKYSVGAAVALASNGNGNGNVTEWPPENDPHGYLQVAEGLRRSKAAAEEETRVANPQEEVEAVIALIDAAPKVFVYGLGDDGLYAREFAMRLALLGILTVQHADPILMTANLSAARPGDVLLVFSEFGKLPQLWQLSRQFQEMGGKVVSITRHTANPLRAHADASLAICAQDPQPPVAQLLYRCSLQYLLDFVFVLLCHANSDRQRQLALNQERIQQLIDN